In Chloroflexota bacterium, a single window of DNA contains:
- a CDS encoding substrate-binding domain-containing protein yields the protein MSKNKLFLLLLLSTAMLITSCAKATPAPTTGGQSTAPEKVEEYVVVALNWQHPYWIDIKTGGTYFEQAMEGKVKVTFAGPEGIDFPGQVDAILQQIPKKPAGMLVAAFDAGVVPAINQAIEAGIPVGTFEADYPQGNKRWFFVGVNPYKAGWAMGPELIKYAGESGKLIISTNIGASNSEEKIRGFKDFLKDYPGWQIVATVDDKTLVREGADALKPVLQANPDVTAIIGVNAGSGGAAATAVKELGLTGKVKIVCQDRDDITLKFIQEGVINSTIVTRTALNTYMGLLLLYQYNHYDVPITADNKKNNIIWLPSEVDVGTVVVDKNNAAAFFH from the coding sequence ATGTCGAAAAACAAGCTGTTCCTGCTGTTACTGCTGTCCACAGCTATGCTCATCACCAGTTGCGCAAAAGCTACGCCTGCCCCAACCACAGGTGGCCAAAGCACAGCACCAGAAAAAGTCGAAGAGTATGTAGTCGTCGCGCTCAACTGGCAGCACCCTTACTGGATTGACATCAAGACCGGCGGCACCTATTTCGAACAGGCCATGGAAGGCAAGGTCAAGGTCACCTTTGCCGGCCCAGAGGGCATTGACTTCCCCGGCCAGGTAGATGCGATCCTGCAACAAATTCCCAAAAAGCCAGCGGGTATGTTGGTGGCTGCCTTCGATGCCGGTGTAGTTCCTGCCATCAACCAGGCTATCGAAGCAGGCATACCGGTGGGCACCTTCGAAGCCGATTATCCCCAGGGCAACAAACGCTGGTTCTTCGTCGGTGTCAACCCCTACAAAGCTGGCTGGGCCATGGGTCCCGAATTGATCAAATATGCCGGCGAGTCGGGCAAACTGATTATCTCGACGAACATTGGTGCGTCCAACTCGGAGGAAAAGATCCGTGGCTTCAAAGACTTTCTGAAGGACTACCCAGGCTGGCAAATCGTTGCTACGGTGGATGACAAGACCCTTGTGCGCGAAGGTGCTGATGCCCTCAAGCCCGTGCTGCAAGCCAACCCCGATGTAACAGCGATCATCGGTGTCAATGCTGGCTCGGGCGGTGCAGCTGCCACCGCGGTGAAGGAACTGGGCCTGACCGGCAAGGTCAAGATCGTCTGCCAAGACCGCGATGACATTACGCTCAAATTCATCCAAGAAGGTGTCATCAACTCAACCATCGTCACCCGCACTGCGCTCAACACCTACATGGGCTTGTTGCTGCTATACCAGTACAATCACTACGACGTACCCATTACCGCAGACAACAAGAAGAACAACATCATCTGGCTGCCCAGCGAGGTAGACGTTGGCACAGTGGTGGTGGACAAGAACAACGCCGCAGCTTTCTTCCACTAG
- a CDS encoding ABC transporter permease, whose amino-acid sequence MDNTGKTTIQRLFAWLNARSKRLSPLLGTQVGVLALLDLAIALAIGTMSPIFFTGANIIAMGVAMAGNVLASMGSTVVLLSGCFDLSVGSSYGLAGTIAATALLRGVPLWPALFLGLCTGMLMGLINGLIVTKLEINPFIATIGTMTVGRGLINILTRGYSISGLPPEFMRLVHAKILGLPPSFVFMLAVFVLTDLALRYWRPMRQVYYVGGNPSYARLVGIHVTRVRILAFVFSGAMAALGGLLFTARTGAASQQAGIGLEMMALVAPFLGGVGFGGEGSALGAFLGALLIGLITNAIQLLGIAVLWQNVIIGTFLIIAALIGMIRVQQASKFVRRERRKKESEV is encoded by the coding sequence ATGGACAACACAGGGAAGACAACGATTCAGCGACTCTTTGCTTGGTTAAACGCTAGGTCCAAAAGACTATCCCCACTGCTTGGTACCCAGGTAGGTGTCCTAGCGTTGCTTGACTTGGCAATCGCTCTTGCCATTGGCACGATGAGTCCTATCTTCTTCACCGGTGCTAATATAATTGCAATGGGCGTGGCCATGGCTGGCAATGTCCTTGCCTCCATGGGTTCGACGGTGGTTCTATTGTCAGGCTGTTTCGATTTGTCGGTCGGTTCCAGTTATGGGCTGGCTGGCACCATCGCGGCAACAGCTCTCCTGCGCGGCGTGCCACTGTGGCCAGCGCTTTTCCTGGGCCTGTGCACAGGTATGTTGATGGGACTGATCAACGGCCTGATTGTCACCAAATTGGAAATCAACCCCTTTATCGCCACTATCGGCACGATGACGGTAGGGCGTGGGTTGATCAATATCCTCACACGGGGCTACAGCATCTCGGGGCTGCCACCAGAATTCATGCGTCTGGTCCATGCCAAAATCTTGGGATTGCCGCCGTCTTTCGTCTTCATGTTGGCAGTTTTTGTATTGACCGACCTTGCTTTGCGCTACTGGCGTCCGATGCGCCAGGTCTACTACGTGGGTGGCAACCCCTCCTATGCCAGACTTGTGGGCATTCACGTGACCCGTGTACGCATTCTGGCCTTTGTCTTCTCCGGTGCAATGGCGGCTCTGGGCGGCCTGTTGTTCACCGCGCGCACAGGCGCTGCCTCGCAGCAAGCAGGCATTGGACTGGAAATGATGGCTCTGGTTGCGCCATTCCTGGGTGGCGTGGGATTTGGTGGAGAAGGATCGGCATTGGGTGCTTTCTTAGGTGCTCTGCTCATCGGCCTTATCACCAATGCCATTCAACTGCTAGGCATTGCTGTTCTTTGGCAGAACGTGATTATCGGCACTTTCCTCATCATCGCCGCTTTAATCGGAATGATCAGGGTTCAACAAGCGTCGAAATTCGTGCGCCGCGAAAGGAGGAAGAAAGAGAGCGAAGTCTGA